In one Rutidosis leptorrhynchoides isolate AG116_Rl617_1_P2 chromosome 8, CSIRO_AGI_Rlap_v1, whole genome shotgun sequence genomic region, the following are encoded:
- the LOC139861289 gene encoding protein NRT1/ PTR FAMILY 6.1 — MKSPQQVMGGEKQMEEEINKSKKLGVYFIESDNRRSPFAGGYTTLGTTPVNIRGKPIADLSKTGGWLAAFFIFGNEMAERMAYFGLSVNMVAFLFYVMHRPFTSSANAVNIFLGISQASSVLGGFLADAYLGRYWTIAIFTTIYLVGLTGITLSATLNVLVPIQDNCDQLSLLLGNCERAKPWQMWYLYTVLYVTGFGAAGIRPCVSSFGADQFDERSRDYDSNLDRFFNFFYLSVTVGAIIAFTAVVYIQMELGWGYAFGALAVAMALSNMVFFFGTPLYRHRLPGGSPFTRVAQVLVAAFRKRNVSFDSSEYVGLYELQGKRCAIKGSAKIPHTDDFRFLDKAALRVKDDEANMSPWHLCTVTQVEEVKILLKLIPIPTCTIMLNVVLTEYLTLSVQQALTLNTHMGRLKLPVTCMPVFPGLSIFLLLSLYYTIFVPLSRRITGHPRGASQLQRVGLGLAISILSIGWAAIFERYRRNYAIREGYEMSFLSPMPDLSAYWLLIQYCLIGLAEVFCIVGLLEFLYEEAPDAMKSIGSAYAAVAGGLGCFIATILNDIINSITGNEEKRRSSWLDQNINTARFDYFYWVLTGLSVVNFCVFVYAAKKYKYRAKRGADSVEAKEVLHK, encoded by the exons ATGAAGTCACCTCAACAAGTTATGGGAGGTGAGAAAcaaatggaagaagaaattaataaaAGTAAGAAACTTGGTGTGTATTTTATTGAATCAGATAATAGGCGTTCACCGTTTGCTGGTGGCTATACAACTCTTGGTACTACGCCGGTGAATATTCGTGGCAAACCGATTGCTGATCTCTCCAAAACCGGAGGCTGGCTCGCTGCGTTTTTCATTTTCG GGAATGAGATGGCAGAGCGAATGGCCTATTTTGGGCTGTCAGTGAACATGGTAGCGTTTCTGTTTTACGTGATGCATCGGCCTTTCACTAGTTCGGCAAACGCTGTAAACATTTTCCTCGGAATATCACAAGCTTCCTCTGTTCTTGGTGGGTTTTTAGCCGATGCCTATCTCGGTCGCTATTGGACCATTGCTATTTTCACTACCATCTATCTTGTG GGTTTAACAGGAATAACATTAAGCGCTACGTTGAATGTGCTGGTCCCGATTCAAGACAATTGCGACCAGCTTTCTTTATTATTAGGAAACTGCGAACGAGCAAAACCATGGCAAATGTGGTATTTGTATACAGTTCTTTACGTTACTGGGTTCGGTGCAGCTGGTATCAGGCCATGTGTGTCATCATTTGGAGCCGATCAGTTCGACGAAAGGAGCCGAGATTACGATTCCAACCTCGATCGGTTCTTCAACTTCTTCTACCTTTCTGTCACTGTAGGCGCGATTATCGCATTTACTGCAGTAGTTTACATTCAAATGGAACTTGGATGGGGTTATGCTTTTGGTGCTTTGGCTGTTGCTATGGCACTATCGAATATGGTATTCTTTTTTGGTACTCCTTTGTATAGACATCGGTTGCCAGGTGGCAGTCCTTTTACTCGTGTTGCTCAAGTCCTCGTTGCTGCTTTTCGCAAACGAAATGTGTCGTTTGATAGCAGTGAATACGTTGGGCTATATGAGCTTCAGGGAAAACGATGCGCTATTAAAGGAAGCGCAAAAATACCTCATACAGATGATTTCAG ATTTTTGGACAAAGCCGCTTTGAGAGTGAAGGACGACGAGGCAAACATGAGTCCATGGCATCTTTGCACCGTAACACAAGTCGAAGAAGTAAAAATACTGTTAAAGTTGATCCCAATTCCGACCTGCACCATAATGCTAAACGTAGTCTTAACGGAGTATTTGACGCTATCAGTACAACAAGCGTTAACGCTCAACACGCACATGGGCCGTTTAAAACTTCCAGTAACCTGCATGCCCGTTTTTCCCGGTCTCAGCATATTTCTGTTGCTGTCTCTTTACTACACGATTTTTGTCCCGTTATCAAGACGTATAACGGGTCATCCACGTGGGGCCTCTCAGCTTCAAAGGGTGGGACTCGGTTTAGCCATTTCAATCCTATCCATAGGTTGGGCTGCAATTTTCGAGAGATACAGACGAAATTACGCGATACGAGAAGGGTACGAAATGAGTTTTTTAAGCCCAATGCCTGATTTAAGTGCTTACTGGTTGTTGATTCAGTACTGTCTTATTGGGCTGGCTGAAGTTTTCTGCATTGTGGGCTTATTGGAATTTTTATACGAAGAGGCCCCGGATGCTATGAAAAGTATCGGGTCAGCGTATGCAGCTGTAGCTGGTGGGTTGGGCTGTTTTATTGCTACTATCTTGAACGACATTATCAACTCGATAACAGGGAATGAAGAAAAACGACGAAGTTCGTGGCTGGATCAGAATATAAATACTGCAAGATTTGATTACTTTTATTGGGTTCTAACTGGGTTGAGTGTTGTTAATTTTTGTGTGTTCGTGTACGCTGCGAAAAAGTACAAGTACCGCGCTAAGCGGGGGGCCGATTCAGTTGAAGCAAAGGAGGTTTTACATAAGTAG